The Polaribacter sp. KT25b genome contains the following window.
AAGATACCTTAGATATTATTGTTTTTGGTAATGATGCTTGGGCTATTAAAATTAAAGATTTACCGTACTTACAAGTTGGCCCTTATCACACAAATACCGTTGCAGGTTTACAGTTGGCAATGGATTTATTACGTAGAAAACGAAATACCAACAAACAAATTTTTATGATTACGGATGGAAAACCAAGTTGTTTGCGTTTACCTGATGGACAATATTATAAAAACAGTAATGGTCTAGACAAATATATTGTAAACAAGTGTTATGCAATGGCACAACAAGCCAGAAAATTACACATTCCTATTACTACTTTTATGATTGCACAAGATCCTTATTTAATGCAATTTGTAAGAGCGTTTACAAAAGCAAATCAAGGAAAAGCATTTTATACAGGCTTAAAAGGTTTGGGAGAAATGATTTTTGAAGATTACGAAACAAATAGAAAAAAAAGAATTAGGTAGCCCATCTGCCCTTCAGGCATCTTCCCAAAGGGAAGAATTGAAGAGGTTTATGGTAAAAAGTAAAATATAATTAATAAAACAAACAGAATATTTCTCTCTACTTTGGAGAGAGTTAGAGAGAGGATTATGAATTTAGAAAATATAAAAACATTAGGAGAATTAAAGAAATCTGGATACGAATCTAAATCAATTAAAGATGAGTTAAGAGAAAATCTCATCAGTAAAATGATGAATAAAGAAACTGTTTTTAAAGGTGTTCATGGTTATGAAAACACAGTAATTCCAGAATTAGAAAGAGCAATTTTAAGTAGACACAATATCAATTTATTAGGTTTAAGAGGTCAGGCAAAAACGCGTTTAGCAAGATTGATGGTAAACTTGTTAGATGAATATATTCCAGTGGTTACAGGTTCTGAGATTAACGATGATCCTTTTAATCCAATATCTAGATATGCACTGGAATTGATTAAAGAAAAAGGAGATGAAACTCCGATTTTTTGGTTGCACAGAAGTGAACGATTTGCAGAAAAATTAGCCACTCCAGATGTTACCGTTGCAGATATTATTGGTGATGTAGACCCTATAAAAGCAGCCAATTTAAAGTTGAGTTATGCAGATGATAGGGTTATCCATTTTGGTATGATTCCAAGAGCAAACAGATGTATTTTTGTAATTAATGAATTACCAGATTTACAAGCCAGAATTCAGGTTGCTTTGTTTAATATTTTGCAAGAAGGCGATATTCAAATTAGAGGATTTAAATTGCGCTTACCTTTAGATATGCAATTTGTATTTACAGCAAACCCAGAAGATTATACCAATAGAGGAAGTATTGTTACGCCTTTAAAAGATAGAATTGGTTCGCAAATTTTAACGCATTATCCAGAAGATATAGAAACGGCTAAAACCATTACCCAGCAAGAAGCAAACAAAGTAAATGCTCAAAAAGAATTTATAGAAGTGCCAGAATTAGCAAAAGATTTGTTAGAACAAATTGTTTTTGAAGCTAGAGAAAGCGAATATATAGATGCTAAAAGTGGTGTAAGTGCCCGTTTAAGTATCTCTGCTTTTGAAAATTTATTAAGCACAGCAGAAAGAAGAGCATTAATATCTGGTGATGATAAAACAATGATTCGACTAAATGATTTCGACGGAATTATTCCTGCAATTACAGGAAAAGTAGAATTGGTGTATGAAGGCGAACAAGAAGGCGCACAAGTAGTGGCAGAAACTTTAATTAAGAATGCCATTAAAACATTATTCCCAAGTTATTTTCCCGAGATTAAAAAGTTAGAAAGACAAGATGCAGAATCTCCTTATGATGATATTATTTCTTGGTTCTTTAATGCAGATGAAGATTTTGAATTGTTAGATGAATATTCTGAGGAACAATATAAAACTGAATTAGATAAGGTAAAACCTTTAGATGATTTTGTGAAAAAATATCAACCAAATATTACAAAAGAAGAAAGTTATTTCATAAAAGAATTTGTTTTATGGGCGTTAGTAGAATTTAAAAAATTAAGTAAATATCGTTTTGCAGAAGGCACACAATTTAAAGATCCTTATGGTAATTTTATAAGTGGATTGTAATTAAAAATTAAAACCTCATAGACAAAAAACTATGAGGTTTCTAGTTAACATTAATTCAAAATTAATGGGTAATCTATTTCTGTAGGGTTTAAAAAATATTCTGCACTGTTTTCTTTTAATAATAACAATGTTTTTAAATTTTTAATTTCTTCTATACTAAAAATCAAGATTAAATTTTGATATAATTTAGTTAGAGACTTTTTTTAGTTTTACAAGCATAATAATCTTACTAATAAGCAACATCTATATTCGTAATTTAATTTCTGAATTGTAAAAGTTGGTTTTTATAAAACTGAAAATACATTTTTACTTAATAAAAAAGAAAGTATAGCTAATTTCAATTTGGACGATACTACCTTTTAAATCGATTTAATTTTAATAATAAAGTGTAGAAAAAATAAATACTTTAGATTAAACTATTGTTAAAGAGTGTATTTATTAATATTATGCTCTTCATTAAAACCTGCATTTTTTAGGTTTGATATACGTTGAATTTTATTTCTATAACTTTTAGGAGTTACATTCATTTTTTTCTTAAAAATTCTATTAAAGTTAGATATATTGTTAAAACCACACTCATAACATATTTCTCTTATGGTTTTATTAGTCTCCTGTAGTAGTTTTATAACTTGAGTAATTCGAAAATCAATAACAAATTCTGTAAAATTTTTATTTGCTCTTTTTTTAAAGAAATGACTAAAGGCAGATTCACTCATATTATTAATTTCAGCTATTTTCTTTACACTGAGATTATTGCTTTTATAATTTGCAGTTATATAATCGTAGGTTTTATGAATTTTTTGATTTTTTGAAAGCTCAAGATCAGAACTAAAACCAGCTCCTGCAATATAATTATAACTTTCAGATTTAGCTAGATTATTTAATATAGAAAGAAATTTAATTGTAGCATCAAACCCTTTTAAATTAAATAAATCATGGAGCTGAATAATTAAGTCTTTTTTAGTTTGTTCATAAAAACATAACCCTCTAAATGAGTTTTCTAATAGATTCTTTATGGGTTTTAGGGAGTTTTTGTTTAGAATATTATTTGATAATAAATTTTTATCGAATTGTACTGTAATAACTTTAGCTATCGAGTTTTTATCATCAGTTCTTTCCCATTTATGATATAAATTAGGTCCCAATAGAACTAAATCCGTTTTATGAAAGTCATTTACAGAATCTCCAATTATTCTTCTACCAGAACAATTCATCACTAGGTTTAGTTCAAACTCTGGATGTAAATGTATTGGGTAATCAAAACGTGCATTAATGTGGTTTTGAATAACAAAAATATTAGCATCTCTTAAAGGTGTAATTTCTGAATAAACTTTCATTTTTATATTATTAATTAATTTTAGTTCTATTTTAGGTAATTTAACATTTTTATTGATATAATATTAGAAAATTCATAAAAGTATTATGTTTTAATTCTAAAGTGTACTTTTTAACTTATAACAATAACTAATTTTACCATACCGAAAATTAATGTTAAGTATCGTTAGTAAGTCACTAATATTTGATTGCTATTATTTTCATTAATATACTAAAAACTAAAATAATTGAATTAAACTAAAAAATGAAAAAAAATAAGAAACAAGTAATTACTCGTAGTTGTTTATTGTTATTTTTTGTGCTTCAAACCGTTTTTATGGCCAGTGCACAAGAAGTAAAAAGAGAAGTTTCTGGAAAAGTTATTGATGAAACTGGTATGCCTTTAATTGGGGCTAATATTTTGGTTAAAGAAAGAAACATTGGAACTATAACAGATTTTGATGGTTTTTTTAAGCTAAGTATTACAAAAGATGCTAAGGAACTTCAAATCTCAATGCTTGGGTACAAAACTCAAAATGTATTATTAGTAGACAAATTAGAATTTGAAATTGTTTTAAAAGAAGACATAAACCAATTGTCTGAAATTGTATTAATTGGTTATGGTGGAGCAAAGAAAAAAGAAGATTTAACTGGTGCTGTTGGTACAATTTCAGGTAAAGACTTTAAAGATCAACCTGTAACTAGAGTAGAACATACCTTAAGTGGTAGAACAGCTGGTGTGCAAGTAAAAAGTAATTCTGGAGCTCCAGGAGGTAATTTGTCAATACGTATTCGTGGTTCAAATTCAATAAAAGGTAATAACCAACCATTAGTGGTTGTAGATGGTGTAATTGGTGCTAATTTTCAATTGGTTAATCCAAATGATATTGAGTCTATTCAAATCTTAAAAGACGCATCCTCTACAGCAATTTATGGATCTCGTGGAGCAAATGGTGTGGTGATTATTGCAACTAAATCAGGTAAAAATAAAAAGCCTAGTATCAGTTTTAATACTTTTCATAGTATGTCTTTTCTGCCAAAAAAGATAGATTATCTAAATGCTGCCGAATTTGCAGAATTATATAACTCTTATGATAGAGATTTAAACTTTATTCCAGGTGTTTATGCAGCTCCTTTTTCAGCAGCAGACATTGCTATTTACGAACAAGAAGGAGGTACAGATTGGCAAGATGAATTATTTAGACAAGCATTTTCTAGCAATTATCAAATATCTGTTGCAGGTGGTGCAGACAAAGTTAAATATTATTTGTCTGGAGAGTATTTAAATCAAGAAGGTATTGTTATAAATTCTGATTTTAAAAGATACAATCTTCGCTCAAAAGTAGATGTAGAGTTGAATGATAAAATGGACTTAACTCTAAATATGGGTTGGAGTAAGTTAAAAGGCGTTAATAATGAAGATGTAGGACATCAATTAGGAGCAATTGGTCGTTTACCTCAATGGTCTCCTATAGAACCTATTTGGGATGTTGAAGGTGTGTTATATAATAATACTCCTCAATATGGTGCCGTAAGTGGAAATCCTGTAGGATTACAATATGCAAATATTAGTCATAATGAAACCTCAATATTTCAGCCTAGCGCAAAGTTTTCTTATGAAATTATAGAAGGATTAAAAGCAAATCTTTTTGGTTCATATGAAAATACAAACACAACAGTATATAATTTAGAAAACAATCATATTTTAGACCCTAGTCCAGATGTGGTTTCTAGAGCCTCTATCAATAATATAGGAAGAGAAAGAGGACAAGTAAATTTTATTTTAGATTATTCTAAAGAAATTGGAGAGCATAAACTTCAGGCTACTGGGATTTATGAATCTGGAAGTTATATAGAAAAAGGAAATTTTAATGGAGCAAATGGTCTTAACGATGTAACTTTAGGTTGGAATAATTTGGCTTTAAGTGAATCGCAAACCTCATCTTCATATTATTATGATGAATACTATAATTCTTTAGCACTAAGAGTAAATTATTCTTTTCTTGAGCGTTATTTAGTAACAGCAACAGTAAGAAGAGATGGTGTTTCTAAATTTCAAGGAAATAATAGGTATAGTACTTTTCCATCATTTGCACTAGCATGGAATCTAGGAAAAGAAGAATTTATTCAAAATTTTGATGTATTTAGTAATTTAAAATTACGTGCTAGTTGGGGTGAATCAGGTAGTCATGCTATAGGTTCTTATGCTACGCTCCCTTATTTTATTCAGAATGGAGAAAGTAATTATCATCCAAATGGTTCTGGTACTCAAACTTATGTAGGGTTGGGAGTTGGTGCTCCAGGAAATGAGAATTTAAAATGGGAAACAACAGCTCAATATGATTTAGGTATAGAGATTGGGCTTTTTAATAATAAGTTAAATTTTGAAGCAGACTATTACAATAAAGATACTAACGATTTATTGGTAGATGTAACTTTAGCAGATTATATTGGAGGCGAGAGTATTCTTAAAAATATTGGAACTATCAATAACCAAGGATTTGAGTTTTCGGTAAATTCAAAACCAATTATTAATGATTTCTTTTCTTGGGATGTTTCTGCAAATATATCAGTAAATAGAAATACTGTAGTAGATTTGGGTGGAGATGAGTTGGTATTAGCTTCAACACTTTATGCAGATTCTACCACACCAATAACAGCAATAAAAGTAGATGAGCCTTTAGGATCTTTTTATGGATATAATTTTTTAGGTGTTTGGAAATCTAATGAAGTAACAGAAGCTGCTACTTTTGGTAACAAACCTGGTGATGCTAAATATGAAGATGTTAATGGAGATGGACAAATCGATTCTGAAGATTTAAAAATAATCGGAAATGCACAACCAGATTTCACGTTTGGATTTAGTAATACTTTAAATTTTGGTGATGTTAATTTCAGTTTTATTATCACGGGGCAAAAAGGAGGAAAAATCTTTAACGGAGTTTATCAAAAATCTATTGGATTGTTTGGGCAAAATAGAGCATTTACAAGTCCAGAATGGTATAATAGATGGAGGGTAAATCATGAAGATACCGATGTTCCTGCTTTTAGTTCAACTTCTCAAAACTTTCCTAATAGTAATCGTTGGTTACAAGATGCAAGTTATTTAAGAGTACAAAATATAACGCTTTCCTACGACTTTAAAAAAGAATTTATATCTAAGTTAAACTTATCAGAATTCCAGTTTTACATTAATGCAGAAAATATATTTACTTGGACAAACTACACAGGCTATAGTCCAGATATTTCAAGTGCTGGTCGTTCTACAGGTGGAGGTTCTACTACAGATGTAGATCAAAATATAGATACTGGGGCTTACCCAGTACCAAGAACATTTACAATAGGACTTAAAGCTAAATTTTAATAAAAAAACATAAAGTAATCATGCTAAAAACTATAAAACAATTACTTGTATTTGCAATTCTAGTTGCCTTATTGGGTTGTGCAAATAATTTAGAAGAAGAACCAAGAGGTAAGGTTAACGATCCAGAAAGCATTTATAAACAATATGCAAACTTAGAAGCAACTGTAATGGCAATGTACGCAGGCATTCGTGGAGATGCTAATTGGTCTAGAGGTTTTGCTACTTCTGCTTATATGACCACTATGTTCGGGGCAGATGACTTAACTACTCAAATTGGAGGAAACAAAGGAGAATTTCGTGAGTTCGATTCGTTTAATAAATCAGCAAACAACGGAGCTATGATGAATCTATGGCGTGGTTGTTACAATGCTATCTTAAATGCTAACGAAGTTATTGAATATGGATATTTAACCATTGGAGACCAAGAAGAAATAGATAACTTAATTGGCCAGGCGTATTTTGTTAGAGCTTTTAGCTATTTCTATTTAGTAAGAAGTTGGGGACGTATTCCTCTATACACTTCGGCTAAAACTTTACCTACAGATATTGGCTTGTCTAATGTTGAAGATGTTTATGCAGTAATTATAGACGATTTATTACAAGCCGAAAATTTATTACCAACAATTCAAAGTCTACTAGGGTTACCATCACAAGGAGCTGCTAAAGCATTACTTTCTGAAGTATATTTAACCCAAGCAGGTTGGCCTTTAAATGTGCAAGCTAGTTATAAATTAGCTGCAGATAAAGCCAAGGAAGTAATAGACAATAAAGGTGTATATGGATATGATCTTCTTCCAGACTTTGCTAGTCTTTGGCTTAGAAGTTATGATAATAGTTCAGAATCTATTTTTTCTTTACAATACGATAATTCAGATGGAGCAAATGCCTTTCACATTTCAGGAAAAGCTTCTATGCCAGAAGGTGAAGAAAATGGTTGGGATGATTTTTTTGTAGAATTAAATTTCTTTAATGAGTTTCCTGATGGACCTAGAAAAGATGCCACGTTTAGAACCAGCTTTTTAACATCAGATGGGGTTACAGTGCATTACACAAATAGTGCAACAAAACATCCATATTATGCAAAGTTTAGAGATGGTGCCGTTGATGAAACAAATCCTTCAACAGCTACATTTTTTAATAATGCTGCCTATATGTTAATTAGATATGCAGAAGTCTTATTAATTTATGCAGAAGCTCAATCAAGAGCAGATGGTTCTCCAAGTTCTTCTGCATATGATGCTTTAAATCAAGTAAGAGTTAGGGCTGGTTTAATACCATTGTCTGGACTTGGAACAGATGAGTTTATAGAAGCAGTAATAGACGAAAAAGGTTGGGAGTTAGCAGGAGAAGGACAACGTTGGTATGATTTGATAAGAACAGAAAAAGTAGCAGAAGTAAACAATAAAAGAAGTTCAGAAGAACAAGTTAAAATTATTGGAAGCACAGGTACAGATAATTATTATGCTCCAATTCCAGAATCAGAAATATTATTGAATCCTAATTTAGGTAATTAATAACTTATAAAAAAAATCAAGTGTTAGAAATTAAAAGACATCCACAGAACCCAATTGTAATTCCTGGAGAACAAGAAATTAGAAAAGTAGTTACCTTTAATCCAGGTGCAATTTATGATAATAACAAGTTTTATTTATATGATAGAGCAGCAATAACTTTAAGCCCTTTTAGAACAACTATTGGAATTCTTGAAAGTGATAATGGAGTAGATTTTAAACCTCTACAAGATGAGCCTGTATTTACTTCAGAAAAATTAGGTTTCCCAGAAGGTAGTGTACAAGACCCAAGAGTGGTTAAAATTGATGGTAAATATTATATGAATTATGCTTTTCAACCTTATGGTTTTAATTGTTATCCAACAGGAGAAGGAGTTCCTTTTTATGATGTTTCTAATTATCCTAAATGGAAAGAAGAAGTTTATCCTATGATTACACGTTCTGGAATTGCTGTTTCAGATGATGGAATCAATTTTGAACAATTATGTTACACATCACCAAAGGAAATAGACGATAGAGATCATATTTTATTTCCAGAAAAAATTAAAGATAAATTTGCTTTGTTACGTAGACCTATTGAATTTGTTGGAGATGAATATGGAACAGATAGACCTGGTATTTGGATTTGTTTTTCAGATGATTTATTTGAATGGTCTAAACCAGTTTTAATAGCACGTTCTGAAGAACAATGGGAAGGAAAAAAAATAGGAGCAGCAGCCAATCCTATTAAGACAAGTAAAGGTTGGTTGGTTATGTATCACGGTGTAGATAAGGGGTCTGTATATAAAGTTGGTGCTCTTTTATTAGATTTAGAAGACCCAACAAAAGTAATTGCAAGAACTAAAAATTACATTATGGAGCCAGAAGAATATTATGAAAAAGTTGGTTTAATTATTCCTAATGTTGTTTTTCCAACTAGTTTGGTAGAAAAAGATGGTTTGTTATATATCTACTATGGAGCTTGTGACACAAGTATTTGCTTGGCAACTGTTAAAACAGAAGAACTGGTTAATCATATTTTAGATCCTAATTCTTAATAAAAAATTATAAATGATAAGCAAGATAAAAGGAGAGTTTTTGCATTTTAAAACTATGCCACATGGCATGAGAGTATTGCTCATTACTAACATGATTTATTCTATGGTATTACCAATTATAGAGGTGTTTGTTAGTGCTTATATTATGCGTAGTCAAAACGATCCAAGTTTGGTGTTAAAGTATCAATTAGCTGTGTTTACCGGAATTCCAATTACATTTATAGTTAATGGTTATTTACTTAACCGCATTAGGGTTGCACATTTATATAGTTTAGGAATGTTACTTAGTGGCGTGTCTATGTTTATAATGATGTTTTTAGATAATTTAGACTTAACTGCAATAATAATATCAGGTTTTTTAATGGGGTTGTCTTATGGTTTTTTCTGGTCAAATCGCGACTTTTTAGCCTTAGAAACCACTAATGATGAAAATAGGAATTATTATTATGGCTTAGAAACTTTCTTTTATACCATATCTGCTATTATAATTCCTGCATTAGTAGGAGCATTATTCTTTTATACCAATGAGTTTAATTGGTTTGGAGGAGGAGAAGTGATAAGTTATAGGTTATTAACTGTTTTGGTTTTTGTACTTACTATTACATCAACGGTTATTATTCATCGTGGAAAATTTCAAAACCCAAAACTTAAAAAATTCATCTATTTTAAATTTGATAATTTATGGAATAAATTATTAGTACTTTCTGCTCTTAAGGGGTTGGCACAAGGATATTTGGTAACTGTTCCTGCGATTTTAATTTTAAAATTGGTTGGGAATGAAGAAACTCTTTCTACTGTTTTGAGCTTCAGTGGTATTATTGCAGCTGTTACATTGTATTTGTTAGGTAGGTTTACTAAACCAAATCATCGTATTTACATTTTTGCTATCGCTTATATTATCTTTTTTATCGGCGCTTTTATACATGCTTATCTGTTTTCAGCATTAGGTGTAATCATCTTTATTTTAAGTAAAGTATTATATCAACCATTACATGATATTTCATATTTTCCAATTCAATTAAGAGTAATAGATGTTTTATCAGAAAAAGAAAATAAAAGTGAGTTTTCTTATATCTTAAATCATGAATTTGGTTTATACATAGGTAGAATAGTTGGTATTGGCTTATTTTTAATGTTAGCGGCTTTTGCTTCAGATACCATTGCATTAAGGTATTCACTTATAATTATTGGTATAGTTCAATTGTTATCTATTCCTTTAGCTAAACATATCATAAAAAAAACTAAATAATAAAATAAAATTTTAATCATATGAGTTTAAAAATAATAAATCCAAAAGTTAGACTTGTTCTAATTTTATTAATAGTAACCTTATTTTCTTGTGAAAACGAAGATGGAGAAAGAAGGTATGACCCAGGAGCAAATGATTTACCAAATAGTGGAATTACATTACCATTAAATGAAACTTTTGAGGTAGGTAAACCATCTACAGTAAATCAAAAAGTATACATGCATTATTTACCTTGGTTTAGCGAGGGTGTAGAAGGAAATCACTGGGAAAATGGTACTGTGAACGAGCCTTTAATTGGGTATTATAGCTCACAATCTTGGGCAACACATTTGTATCATATTTTATTGTCTGCTGCTGTAGGTATTGATGGCGCTGTAATAAATGTAAGAACAGATTACGATCAGACCTCTTTTAAGAAATTTGTAGAATCTATAGAACGTATTGATGCCATTTATCCAGAATTTAAATATGATATTGCTGTAAGTTACGACGATCAAGATGCAACACCAGCTTCTGCAATTGCAGAGTTTACAGATTTAAGAGATGATATAATTCCAAATACCAATCATTATTTATATAAAGATGGAGAACCAGTTATTTTTATTTGGAATTACGATGGATATTTAACTTCTCAAGATTATAGAGATGTTGCCAATTTAGTTTTTACAGACAATATACCTCTTTTATTAAAAAATGAATTGGATTTAGGAGCAATTCCTGGTCAATTTGTTATGAATTCCATTTATCCTTGGGTTCAAGGTTGGGCAGATGATGGGTCTGCTTGGGGAGAAGGTTATATGAATTGGTTTTACAACACACAAATCGATTTTAAATTAAATAATAAAGTTGAGTTTGTAACTGGTGCAGTTTGGCCTGGTTTTGATGATAGAAATACATCTTGGGGGCAAGGAAGATGGATAGATCGTAGAAATGGTGGAACTTACGATGATACTTGGGCACTTATAAACGATACACATCCAGGTGAAATTGATTGGGTTATTTTAGAAACATGGAATGATTTTAATGAAGGTTCCGAGCTTGAACCAATAGCTGGCTCTGGCAATTATCAGTATATGGATTTAACAGCAAACCATATTGCCACTTATAAAGGTGTCTCTACTTTAATTGACAGTGAAAAATGGATGTATGGTGCACCAATAAGAATTTATGAGGCTGCTAAATTAATTGAAGATGGAGATAGAGATTACAATGTCTATTATCCTGTTTTAGAGGAGTCTATTAAGCATTATTTAAAAACAAATGGGCAAAAAGCTTATGAGTTGGCAGAAGAGATTATATCTGGTTCTTAATACTAAAAATCTAATGAAAAACTTTATAATAGGTCTTTGTTTTTGTTTGTTTTTGTTTCAATGTGTAGATAGTAACAAATCTAAAATTACAAAAAGTAGCTTGCCAAAAAACAAGACAAAGGTAATTGCGCATTATATGGGATGGTATTCTGATAAAAATTCTCAGAATAAAAAACTCAGGCATTGGGAGCATGGTTATGCAAACACACCAATTATTGGAGCATATAATTCTAAAAGTAAAGCCACTTTAGTATACCATAGTTTATTAGCATGGTCATCTGGTTTAGATGCCATTGCAATTAATGTAAAAGATAAATATGATTATGAAACTATGGAAGAATTATTTAACACTATAGATGAGTTGCAATCTATTTCTAAAGGAAAATTTAATCTTAAATACTTAATTAGTTACGATGATCAAGGATTTGATTTGCAAGAACCTTTAGATACAACTTTTGTGAAAGTGAAAGATTTTAAAGAACATATCATAAAACGTAAAAACTATCTTTTTCATAAAAATAATCCTTTATTTTTCTCTTTTGATTATCCTAAGAAGTTCTTAACAGCAAAGAGTTTTAGAACAGTTATAGATTCTGTATTTAAAGAAAACAAACCTTATTTAATCTGGAACACCTTTGGTGAAGGAGAAGAAGTACAAACTTATGTAAATGCTTTTTATCCTTGGGTACAACCAGGAGGAGAATGGGATACAGAAGGTTTAAATTGGGGAAAAGGGTATTTAAATTATTTCTATGATCAGGTAAATAAGTTTGAAACCAAATACAGTTTTGTAGTTGGAGGTGTATGGGCAGGTTTTGATGATAGAAAAAATACTTCTTGGGGAGGAAACAGGTTAATTAGTAGACAAAATGGAAAAGTCTATGATGATACTTGGAACTTTATACATAATTACAAAGGAAAATTACCTATGGATTATGTAGTATTAGAAACATGGAATGATTGGAATGAAGGTACTGAGATTGAACCTAGCCTGGAGTATGGTTATCAATATTTAACAAAGACAGTAAAACATATTAACAAATTAAAGGGAACAAGTATTAAAGAGAATTCATTAAAATTTGAGCTGGCAAAAGAAATTCATGATGCCATTCAAAAAAATAATGATACAATTTCAGAAATACTCAAAGAATCCATTGAATTATTTTGTAAAAAAAGCT
Protein-coding sequences here:
- a CDS encoding RagB/SusD family nutrient uptake outer membrane protein — its product is MLKTIKQLLVFAILVALLGCANNLEEEPRGKVNDPESIYKQYANLEATVMAMYAGIRGDANWSRGFATSAYMTTMFGADDLTTQIGGNKGEFREFDSFNKSANNGAMMNLWRGCYNAILNANEVIEYGYLTIGDQEEIDNLIGQAYFVRAFSYFYLVRSWGRIPLYTSAKTLPTDIGLSNVEDVYAVIIDDLLQAENLLPTIQSLLGLPSQGAAKALLSEVYLTQAGWPLNVQASYKLAADKAKEVIDNKGVYGYDLLPDFASLWLRSYDNSSESIFSLQYDNSDGANAFHISGKASMPEGEENGWDDFFVELNFFNEFPDGPRKDATFRTSFLTSDGVTVHYTNSATKHPYYAKFRDGAVDETNPSTATFFNNAAYMLIRYAEVLLIYAEAQSRADGSPSSSAYDALNQVRVRAGLIPLSGLGTDEFIEAVIDEKGWELAGEGQRWYDLIRTEKVAEVNNKRSSEEQVKIIGSTGTDNYYAPIPESEILLNPNLGN
- a CDS encoding TonB-dependent receptor gives rise to the protein MKKNKKQVITRSCLLLFFVLQTVFMASAQEVKREVSGKVIDETGMPLIGANILVKERNIGTITDFDGFFKLSITKDAKELQISMLGYKTQNVLLVDKLEFEIVLKEDINQLSEIVLIGYGGAKKKEDLTGAVGTISGKDFKDQPVTRVEHTLSGRTAGVQVKSNSGAPGGNLSIRIRGSNSIKGNNQPLVVVDGVIGANFQLVNPNDIESIQILKDASSTAIYGSRGANGVVIIATKSGKNKKPSISFNTFHSMSFLPKKIDYLNAAEFAELYNSYDRDLNFIPGVYAAPFSAADIAIYEQEGGTDWQDELFRQAFSSNYQISVAGGADKVKYYLSGEYLNQEGIVINSDFKRYNLRSKVDVELNDKMDLTLNMGWSKLKGVNNEDVGHQLGAIGRLPQWSPIEPIWDVEGVLYNNTPQYGAVSGNPVGLQYANISHNETSIFQPSAKFSYEIIEGLKANLFGSYENTNTTVYNLENNHILDPSPDVVSRASINNIGRERGQVNFILDYSKEIGEHKLQATGIYESGSYIEKGNFNGANGLNDVTLGWNNLALSESQTSSSYYYDEYYNSLALRVNYSFLERYLVTATVRRDGVSKFQGNNRYSTFPSFALAWNLGKEEFIQNFDVFSNLKLRASWGESGSHAIGSYATLPYFIQNGESNYHPNGSGTQTYVGLGVGAPGNENLKWETTAQYDLGIEIGLFNNKLNFEADYYNKDTNDLLVDVTLADYIGGESILKNIGTINNQGFEFSVNSKPIINDFFSWDVSANISVNRNTVVDLGGDELVLASTLYADSTTPITAIKVDEPLGSFYGYNFLGVWKSNEVTEAATFGNKPGDAKYEDVNGDGQIDSEDLKIIGNAQPDFTFGFSNTLNFGDVNFSFIITGQKGGKIFNGVYQKSIGLFGQNRAFTSPEWYNRWRVNHEDTDVPAFSSTSQNFPNSNRWLQDASYLRVQNITLSYDFKKEFISKLNLSEFQFYINAENIFTWTNYTGYSPDISSAGRSTGGGSTTDVDQNIDTGAYPVPRTFTIGLKAKF
- a CDS encoding AraC family transcriptional regulator; its protein translation is MKVYSEITPLRDANIFVIQNHINARFDYPIHLHPEFELNLVMNCSGRRIIGDSVNDFHKTDLVLLGPNLYHKWERTDDKNSIAKVITVQFDKNLLSNNILNKNSLKPIKNLLENSFRGLCFYEQTKKDLIIQLHDLFNLKGFDATIKFLSILNNLAKSESYNYIAGAGFSSDLELSKNQKIHKTYDYITANYKSNNLSVKKIAEINNMSESAFSHFFKKRANKNFTEFVIDFRITQVIKLLQETNKTIREICYECGFNNISNFNRIFKKKMNVTPKSYRNKIQRISNLKNAGFNEEHNINKYTL
- a CDS encoding magnesium chelatase; translation: MNLENIKTLGELKKSGYESKSIKDELRENLISKMMNKETVFKGVHGYENTVIPELERAILSRHNINLLGLRGQAKTRLARLMVNLLDEYIPVVTGSEINDDPFNPISRYALELIKEKGDETPIFWLHRSERFAEKLATPDVTVADIIGDVDPIKAANLKLSYADDRVIHFGMIPRANRCIFVINELPDLQARIQVALFNILQEGDIQIRGFKLRLPLDMQFVFTANPEDYTNRGSIVTPLKDRIGSQILTHYPEDIETAKTITQQEANKVNAQKEFIEVPELAKDLLEQIVFEARESEYIDAKSGVSARLSISAFENLLSTAERRALISGDDKTMIRLNDFDGIIPAITGKVELVYEGEQEGAQVVAETLIKNAIKTLFPSYFPEIKKLERQDAESPYDDIISWFFNADEDFELLDEYSEEQYKTELDKVKPLDDFVKKYQPNITKEESYFIKEFVLWALVEFKKLSKYRFAEGTQFKDPYGNFISGL
- a CDS encoding glycosidase, with translation MLEIKRHPQNPIVIPGEQEIRKVVTFNPGAIYDNNKFYLYDRAAITLSPFRTTIGILESDNGVDFKPLQDEPVFTSEKLGFPEGSVQDPRVVKIDGKYYMNYAFQPYGFNCYPTGEGVPFYDVSNYPKWKEEVYPMITRSGIAVSDDGINFEQLCYTSPKEIDDRDHILFPEKIKDKFALLRRPIEFVGDEYGTDRPGIWICFSDDLFEWSKPVLIARSEEQWEGKKIGAAANPIKTSKGWLVMYHGVDKGSVYKVGALLLDLEDPTKVIARTKNYIMEPEEYYEKVGLIIPNVVFPTSLVEKDGLLYIYYGACDTSICLATVKTEELVNHILDPNS